One part of the Tolypothrix sp. NIES-4075 genome encodes these proteins:
- a CDS encoding DUF4351 domain-containing protein, whose amino-acid sequence MTEELERADNDSPWKEILEAYFPQAMQFFFPQTAALINWERPHEFLDKEFQQIAREAEQGRRYADKLVKVWQIQGQEIWLLIHVEIQAKSEDTFAQRMFSYNLRIFDRFAKPAMSLAILCDNDPTWRPNQYSYNYPDTRLNFEFGIVKLLDYQNRWTELEASENPFATVVMAHLKTQETSKKLGERKTWKFSLIRRLYELGLQEKDIRNLYRFIDWVMILPKALEAQFWQEFKQFEQERTMSYITTGERIGYERGQQELVLRQLQRRVGELPQEVRGHIQTLSLEQLEALAEALLDFTAIEDLLNWLEANQTT is encoded by the coding sequence ATGACCGAAGAACTGGAAAGAGCAGATAATGATAGCCCCTGGAAAGAAATTTTAGAAGCTTACTTTCCCCAAGCAATGCAATTTTTCTTTCCCCAAACAGCAGCATTAATTAATTGGGAACGTCCCCACGAATTTCTTGATAAGGAATTTCAACAAATTGCCCGCGAAGCTGAACAAGGTCGGCGATATGCAGATAAATTAGTCAAAGTTTGGCAAATTCAAGGACAAGAAATTTGGCTATTAATTCATGTAGAAATCCAGGCAAAATCAGAAGACACTTTTGCACAAAGAATGTTTTCTTACAATCTGCGAATATTTGATAGATTTGCTAAACCTGCCATGAGTTTGGCGATTTTGTGTGATAATGACCCGACATGGCGACCAAACCAATATAGCTATAATTATCCCGATACCAGGCTTAACTTTGAATTTGGAATCGTCAAGCTTTTAGATTATCAAAATCGTTGGACAGAATTAGAAGCCAGCGAAAATCCATTTGCAACCGTAGTAATGGCGCATTTAAAGACGCAAGAGACGAGTAAAAAGCTAGGAGAACGTAAAACTTGGAAATTTAGCTTGATTCGCCGATTGTATGAATTAGGATTGCAAGAAAAAGATATTCGTAACCTTTACCGATTTATTGATTGGGTTATGATTTTACCAAAAGCCTTGGAAGCACAATTTTGGCAAGAGTTTAAGCAATTTGAGCAGGAGCGGACTATGAGCTACATTACCACAGGCGAGCGCATTGGCTACGAGCGGGGACAACAAGAACTCGTGCTACGGCAACTACAAAGACGGGTAGGAGAGTTACCACAAGAGGTTCGGGGGCACATTCAAACTCTTTCCCTAGAGCAATTAGAAGCACTTGCTGAGGCTTTGTTGGATTTTACAGCCATTGAGGATTTACTTAACTGGTTGGAAGCAAATCAAACAACATAA
- a CDS encoding calcium-binding protein — translation MTTINFDDLAPNTVVSNQYSGVTFSSGGGSSVQVVDYSFAAPSLSNGIFATNPSTGFDPILNVDFAQPVNNLSFSVFADNAAGVSGKIDVFTTTGSPITVDLITDGQQLTLDLVNLSSFTNITRISVNNTGDPNGIAYDDFQFNFAPVNLAPVAVDDTTTTAKNTAVTILASTLLANDTDPDSNPLSITGVSNAINGTAVFNDNGTAGNTADDFIVFTPATGFSGNGSFDYTLSDGSLTDIGNVTVAVGNNLFGGNGDDLLNGTAGNDSLSGGNGKDILNGRAGNDILDGGNGKDVLTGGTGNDILTGGNGSDTFIFAALDGTDTITDFTKGLDYIGLSGGLTFGQLSFSGSNIIITSTNEILATLTGINTTTLTSADFLTV, via the coding sequence ATGACAACTATCAATTTTGACGATTTAGCTCCTAATACAGTTGTAAGCAATCAGTATTCAGGAGTAACGTTTTCATCTGGTGGAGGAAGTTCTGTTCAAGTAGTTGATTATAGTTTTGCCGCACCCTCTCTATCAAACGGAATCTTTGCAACAAATCCCTCCACCGGGTTTGATCCAATTTTGAATGTTGATTTTGCTCAACCAGTTAATAATTTATCATTTTCTGTATTTGCGGATAATGCTGCTGGTGTTAGTGGCAAAATTGATGTTTTTACTACTACAGGATCGCCCATTACAGTTGATCTCATTACTGATGGTCAGCAGTTGACTCTAGATCTTGTAAATTTATCATCATTTACAAACATCACCCGCATTAGTGTCAACAACACAGGAGATCCTAACGGTATTGCATATGATGACTTTCAATTCAACTTTGCTCCAGTCAACCTAGCTCCAGTTGCCGTTGATGATACTACCACCACTGCCAAAAATACTGCCGTGACCATCTTGGCAAGTACCCTGTTAGCTAACGATACCGATCCCGACAGCAACCCCCTCAGCATCACTGGTGTCAGTAATGCTATCAACGGTACTGCCGTCTTTAATGACAACGGTACGGCTGGCAACACCGCAGATGACTTTATTGTCTTCACCCCCGCGACTGGCTTCAGCGGCAATGGCAGCTTTGACTACACCCTCAGCGATGGCAGCCTCACCGACATTGGTAATGTCACCGTTGCCGTGGGGAATAACCTTTTTGGTGGTAACGGGGACGACTTGCTCAACGGCACAGCAGGCAATGATAGCCTAAGTGGCGGCAACGGCAAAGATATCCTCAATGGACGTGCTGGTAATGACATCCTCGATGGCGGTAACGGCAAAGATGTTTTGACTGGCGGTACTGGCAACGACATTTTAACTGGTGGCAATGGTTCTGATACTTTCATCTTCGCTGCCCTGGACGGCACCGATACGATTACTGACTTTACCAAAGGACTTGATTACATTGGTTTGTCCGGCGGTTTAACCTTTGGTCAACTGTCTTTCTCTGGCAGCAACATCATTATTACCAGCACCAATGAAATCCTGGCAACGCTGACGGGTATTAATACCACTACCCTCACATCTGCTGATTTCTTAACGGTCTAG